A region from the Tsuneonella mangrovi genome encodes:
- a CDS encoding Gfo/Idh/MocA family protein codes for MTAPVKLAIVGLGKIAHDQHLPAVAKSKAFDLVATVDRAGEGEPDLPFFRSIEELVASGIEVDAVSVCTPPQVRHDVAQQALDQGWHVLLEKPPGATLAEVVALRESAAERKLTLFTAWHSQFARGVEPATAWLADKTIRSARIVWREDVRVWHPGQAWIWKSGGFGVFDPGINALSIITRILPRPLFVESSALQFPSNLGAPIAAQMTLRDRRDVTIDMDLDFRQEGPQHWDIFVDTDGGELRLAKGGAELFIGGEQVHAEEGDLAGEYPGIYRRFLALIRAGISDVDVSPLRLVADAFLCGAITSVEEFHE; via the coding sequence ATGACTGCTCCTGTCAAACTTGCCATCGTCGGTTTGGGCAAGATCGCCCATGACCAGCATTTACCCGCGGTTGCCAAAAGCAAGGCATTCGACCTTGTTGCGACGGTCGATCGCGCGGGAGAGGGCGAACCAGATCTGCCGTTCTTCCGCAGCATAGAAGAGTTGGTGGCAAGCGGAATCGAGGTCGATGCAGTATCGGTCTGCACGCCGCCGCAAGTGCGCCATGATGTAGCGCAACAGGCGCTTGATCAGGGCTGGCACGTGCTTCTCGAGAAGCCCCCTGGTGCTACCCTAGCAGAGGTTGTGGCGCTTCGTGAGTCTGCCGCTGAACGGAAGTTGACGCTCTTCACCGCCTGGCATTCGCAATTCGCGCGCGGGGTCGAGCCGGCAACTGCCTGGCTGGCCGACAAGACAATCCGCAGCGCGCGGATTGTGTGGCGTGAAGATGTACGTGTCTGGCACCCCGGTCAGGCATGGATCTGGAAATCGGGCGGGTTCGGGGTCTTCGACCCTGGCATCAATGCGCTTTCGATCATTACCCGCATTCTTCCTCGGCCGCTGTTCGTGGAATCTTCAGCCCTGCAATTTCCGTCGAACCTCGGCGCTCCGATCGCCGCGCAAATGACATTGCGTGATCGACGGGATGTGACGATCGATATGGATCTCGATTTCCGCCAGGAGGGGCCGCAGCATTGGGATATATTCGTCGACACCGATGGCGGCGAATTGCGGCTCGCCAAAGGCGGAGCCGAGCTGTTCATTGGCGGTGAGCAAGTCCATGCCGAAGAGGGCGATCTCGCCGGAGAATACCCCGGGATCTATCGGCGCTTCCTTGCGCTGATCCGCGCCGGAATTTCGGATGTCGACGTAAGCCCGCTGCGGCTCGTCGCAGACGCATTTCTCTGCGGCGCAATTACCTCGGTCGAGGAATTCCACGAATGA
- the araD1 gene encoding AraD1 family protein, giving the protein MTHARLIQHRADDGARRLILAEDGAASILSGPHTTRELAGEAISSHRSLLDLAREYRASEKVDLAAELEAGHLLPAIDHEDPAHLLMTGTGLTHLGSAEGRDKMHKAMADSDSQTDSMKMFLEGVEGGKPVAGESGQQPEWFFKGDGQTLVGPRDNLTSPGFALDGSEEPELAGIYLIGDDGTPFRLGIALANEFSDHITERHNYLWLAHSKLRPAALGAELLLSEVPQDIRGTSRIYRGGKCIWEKPFLTGEDNMSHSLANLEAHHFKYAGFRGPGDIHVHFFGTATLSFADGVSTRIGDEFEISAAPFALPVRNRLAQAEQTAVEVKVL; this is encoded by the coding sequence ATGACCCACGCACGCCTGATCCAACATCGCGCCGACGACGGCGCTCGGCGATTGATCCTCGCTGAAGATGGCGCGGCATCGATCCTGTCCGGGCCGCACACTACGCGGGAACTGGCCGGCGAGGCTATTTCTTCGCACCGCAGCCTGTTGGACTTGGCGCGCGAATATCGCGCGAGCGAAAAGGTTGACCTGGCGGCAGAACTTGAGGCTGGGCATCTTCTGCCGGCGATCGATCACGAAGATCCCGCGCACTTGCTGATGACAGGCACAGGGCTGACCCATCTCGGTTCCGCCGAGGGCCGCGACAAGATGCACAAGGCAATGGCCGATAGCGACAGCCAGACCGACTCGATGAAGATGTTTCTCGAAGGGGTTGAGGGCGGAAAACCTGTTGCGGGTGAATCCGGCCAGCAACCCGAATGGTTCTTCAAAGGCGATGGCCAGACACTGGTTGGACCGCGCGACAACCTGACTTCGCCTGGCTTTGCGCTCGACGGAAGCGAAGAGCCAGAATTGGCCGGCATCTATTTGATCGGCGACGACGGGACCCCCTTCCGGCTTGGTATAGCACTGGCGAACGAATTCAGCGATCACATTACTGAGCGCCACAATTACCTCTGGCTCGCGCATTCAAAACTTCGCCCGGCTGCTTTGGGAGCGGAGCTCCTGCTAAGCGAAGTTCCGCAAGACATTCGCGGCACCAGCCGGATCTACCGGGGCGGAAAGTGCATTTGGGAGAAGCCTTTCCTGACCGGCGAAGACAATATGTCACACAGCCTCGCCAACCTAGAAGCCCACCATTTCAAATATGCCGGCTTCCGAGGTCCGGGAGACATTCACGTACACTTCTTCGGCACAGCGACCCTCTCGTTCGCAGATGGCGTGAGTACGCGGATCGGTGACGAATTCGAGATATCTGCCGCTCCCTTCGCGTTGCCGGTGCGAAATCGCCTTGCGCAAGCGGAGCAAACTGCGGTGGAGGTCAAAGTCCTATGA
- a CDS encoding glycoside hydrolase family 27 protein, with protein sequence MTKGEGLTRRTLLGSSAGLAAGTTLAAGRPIPAHASASTQGDLLAPTPPMGWNSWNSFATTITEVEAREQASIMARELLPAGYDVFTVDIQWYEPNASSYDYDAKPLPTMDRFGRLLPAPNRFPSSKGGKGFGPLAQSVHALGLRFGVHLMRGIPRLAVERNLPVFGTKTTAQAVSDTTSTCSWNPDMYGVDMTKPGAQAYYDSVFALLASWGVDFVKVDDLSRPFDAHAPEIEAIHRAIGKTGRPMILSMSPGETPVARGAHAQKFAQMWRISDDFWDEWSMLSAQFTRLENWNRYMGPGSWPDADMLPLGRLHLGQRDTKFTPDEQQTLMTLWAIARSPLIMGGDLRHLDEATKALLTNPEVVAVSQQSTSNCPMFLDDVARIWRARATNGDHYLAMFNPSDSTRRVGVDLKFLGIERSVTVRDLWQREQIGGADRRVEAEIVPHGSVLYRLS encoded by the coding sequence ATGACCAAGGGCGAGGGCCTTACCCGTCGGACTTTGCTGGGCAGTTCGGCCGGACTTGCCGCCGGGACGACCCTGGCCGCCGGAAGACCCATACCCGCACATGCGAGTGCCAGCACTCAAGGTGACTTGCTCGCACCGACGCCGCCAATGGGTTGGAACAGCTGGAACAGTTTCGCCACCACCATCACCGAAGTCGAAGCTCGTGAACAGGCGAGCATTATGGCGCGGGAATTGCTGCCGGCGGGTTACGATGTCTTTACGGTCGATATCCAGTGGTACGAGCCCAATGCATCGAGTTACGACTACGATGCGAAACCGTTGCCGACCATGGATCGCTTCGGTCGGCTGTTGCCCGCGCCCAATCGTTTTCCGTCGAGCAAGGGCGGGAAAGGTTTTGGCCCCCTCGCTCAAAGCGTGCACGCCTTGGGACTACGGTTCGGAGTGCATTTGATGCGAGGCATTCCGCGGCTTGCGGTCGAACGCAACCTGCCGGTCTTCGGGACGAAAACAACGGCTCAGGCTGTCTCCGACACCACCAGCACCTGTTCTTGGAACCCCGACATGTACGGTGTCGACATGACGAAGCCGGGTGCGCAAGCGTACTACGACAGCGTCTTCGCATTGCTGGCATCGTGGGGCGTCGATTTCGTCAAGGTCGACGACTTGTCTCGTCCATTCGATGCACACGCTCCCGAGATCGAGGCAATCCATCGTGCGATAGGCAAGACAGGCAGACCGATGATCCTCAGCATGTCGCCCGGCGAGACCCCAGTCGCGCGCGGAGCGCATGCCCAGAAGTTCGCGCAGATGTGGCGTATTTCGGATGACTTCTGGGATGAATGGTCGATGCTTTCGGCCCAGTTCACGCGGCTTGAAAACTGGAACCGGTACATGGGCCCCGGATCGTGGCCTGATGCCGACATGCTGCCGCTCGGAAGGCTGCATTTGGGTCAAAGGGACACCAAATTCACCCCGGACGAGCAACAAACACTGATGACCTTATGGGCGATTGCGCGCTCACCACTGATTATGGGTGGTGACCTTCGCCACCTCGACGAAGCGACCAAGGCATTGCTGACCAATCCTGAGGTCGTTGCCGTCAGCCAGCAATCAACGTCTAACTGCCCAATGTTCTTGGACGATGTGGCTCGTATCTGGCGGGCGCGCGCGACCAACGGCGATCATTATCTTGCGATGTTCAATCCGAGTGATAGCACTCGGCGGGTGGGCGTGGATCTGAAATTTCTGGGCATCGAGCGAAGCGTGACCGTGCGAGACTTGTGGCAACGCGAACAGATTGGCGGAGCGGACCGTCGCGTCGAGGCGGAAATCGTCCCGCATGGCTCGGTGCTCTATCGCCTGTCATGA